From Pelotomaculum schinkii, one genomic window encodes:
- the hpfG gene encoding (2S)-3-sulfopropanediol dehydratase: MMSVAEKLIGTEPCAIEPFDKDWGVGVSGMVDNPSPFPRVNRILKDTAKTTSGTIDANRALLVTEAYKKYAGYPQIVKVAHGVSNMLRNTPIFIYQDELLVGGLGVPKKHAPVFPEFGLDWLLGEIDNGLLNYSEKRTHDFFDYTAETEKSLKEIRDFWHGQCIEDVTLPMLTDEEIKGSYLGKGLFLPNAYIYSGAGHTSINYEKLFKLGFGGIRKQIEEQMRKLDLCLPEDIKKNNFYEATLITCDAATEYIMRFSRLARKMSASEPSAGRKKELQQMADNLAWISANPPRTFWEAIQLQLLANNMVQMESNGHSISYGRFDQYMYPFYKNDIKNGTATREFMQELIECFFIKIFEQNKVRDINSITVFANGGIGGPCLTVGGIGKDGLDATNDLTFMTMDAHVHTRIPTPWMAVRLHNNTPWELKVKLANLIKLGTGEPKIFNDEATIPSMLSNGRSVEDCRDYQVVGCVEPDATGKEYGWHDAAYFNMAKVLELAINDGRCLECSSTCPRWEKCGSVGKRLGLQTGSLADFKTFDEVLEAYDRQMKYWCDRMVKFLNAIDIVHQEIKPLPYLSLLNEDCIEKGMDVTAGGAKYNFSGPQAVGIGTVGDGLATIKQLVFEEKKVTGEELLTAVKKNWEGYEPLYALVNSDKIHHYGNDDDYVDKLAKFGLDTYCKHIEKRPNAHGGWFQPGSYSVAVNVAFGGFQWASVEGREAFEPISDCMGAVHTHKACHDTEGPSAICKSVTKLDHGRCANGTLLNWKFTPTTLTGETGRDNLISLLETYVQRKGMHSQFTVVSRDTLLDAQAHPDNYRGLLVRVAGYSAYFVELSKELQDDIIGRTELSFD; the protein is encoded by the coding sequence ATGATGAGTGTTGCTGAGAAATTAATCGGTACGGAACCTTGTGCTATTGAGCCCTTTGATAAGGACTGGGGTGTCGGCGTTTCAGGTATGGTCGATAACCCTTCACCTTTTCCACGTGTTAACAGAATATTAAAGGATACTGCAAAAACCACCAGCGGGACAATTGACGCTAACAGGGCATTATTGGTAACTGAAGCATATAAAAAATATGCAGGATATCCCCAAATTGTTAAGGTTGCCCATGGCGTCTCCAATATGCTGAGAAATACTCCTATTTTTATTTACCAGGACGAATTGCTGGTTGGGGGATTGGGTGTCCCTAAAAAACATGCACCGGTGTTTCCGGAATTCGGCCTTGATTGGCTTTTAGGTGAAATTGATAACGGTCTTTTGAACTACAGCGAAAAGAGAACCCACGACTTTTTTGATTATACTGCTGAGACTGAAAAAAGCCTTAAGGAAATAAGAGACTTTTGGCACGGGCAGTGTATTGAAGATGTAACACTTCCCATGTTAACTGATGAAGAAATAAAAGGTTCCTATTTGGGCAAAGGCCTGTTCTTGCCCAATGCCTACATTTACTCAGGAGCCGGCCATACAAGCATCAATTATGAAAAGTTATTCAAGTTAGGTTTCGGTGGTATTAGAAAGCAGATTGAGGAGCAGATGAGAAAGCTTGATTTATGCTTGCCGGAAGATATCAAGAAAAACAATTTTTATGAGGCAACGTTAATAACCTGTGATGCAGCAACAGAATATATTATGAGGTTCTCCCGCTTGGCAAGGAAAATGTCAGCCAGTGAACCATCTGCTGGCAGGAAAAAGGAATTGCAACAAATGGCAGATAATTTAGCATGGATATCAGCAAACCCGCCCAGAACTTTCTGGGAAGCAATTCAACTTCAACTACTTGCTAATAATATGGTTCAGATGGAGTCAAATGGACATTCAATTTCTTACGGCAGATTTGATCAATACATGTATCCTTTTTATAAGAACGACATTAAGAATGGCACAGCAACCAGAGAATTTATGCAGGAATTGATCGAGTGTTTCTTTATCAAAATTTTTGAGCAGAACAAGGTCAGGGATATTAACAGTATTACCGTTTTCGCCAATGGAGGAATTGGCGGACCTTGCCTGACGGTTGGCGGTATTGGTAAAGATGGTTTGGATGCAACCAATGATCTTACTTTCATGACCATGGACGCGCACGTCCACACCAGAATACCAACCCCATGGATGGCGGTAAGACTTCATAACAATACTCCCTGGGAGTTGAAAGTCAAGCTGGCCAATCTAATCAAACTGGGAACTGGTGAACCCAAGATCTTTAACGATGAAGCTACCATTCCCAGCATGCTTTCCAATGGCAGATCCGTTGAAGATTGCCGTGACTACCAGGTTGTTGGCTGTGTCGAGCCTGATGCAACAGGTAAAGAGTATGGCTGGCATGATGCTGCTTATTTTAATATGGCCAAGGTTCTGGAATTAGCCATCAACGACGGTAGATGTCTGGAATGCAGTTCCACTTGCCCCCGTTGGGAAAAATGCGGAAGTGTAGGCAAACGACTAGGACTTCAGACCGGAAGTTTAGCCGACTTTAAGACCTTTGATGAGGTTCTTGAGGCTTATGATAGACAGATGAAATACTGGTGCGACAGGATGGTTAAATTCCTGAATGCTATTGACATTGTCCATCAGGAAATAAAACCATTACCGTATTTGTCCTTGTTGAACGAAGACTGCATTGAAAAAGGTATGGATGTCACTGCCGGCGGCGCCAAATACAACTTTAGCGGGCCCCAGGCGGTTGGCATAGGGACGGTAGGCGATGGACTGGCAACAATAAAACAGCTGGTATTTGAAGAAAAAAAAGTAACCGGTGAAGAACTGCTCACTGCAGTGAAAAAGAACTGGGAAGGCTATGAGCCTCTTTATGCTCTGGTAAACAGCGATAAAATTCACCATTATGGCAATGACGATGACTATGTAGATAAACTTGCCAAATTTGGACTGGATACCTATTGTAAACACATTGAAAAAAGACCAAATGCGCATGGTGGCTGGTTCCAGCCGGGTTCCTATTCCGTAGCGGTTAATGTTGCATTTGGCGGGTTCCAGTGGGCATCGGTTGAAGGCAGAGAAGCTTTTGAGCCGATTTCAGACTGCATGGGAGCGGTTCATACCCACAAGGCATGTCATGATACTGAGGGTCCGAGTGCAATATGTAAATCAGTAACCAAACTGGACCATGGCAGGTGCGCCAACGGAACCCTGCTCAACTGGAAGTTTACACCAACAACTCTAACCGGTGAAACCGGCCGTGATAACCTCATCTCATTACTGGAGACCTACGTGCAAAGAAAGGGTATGCATAGCCAGTTTACAGTTGTAAGCCGGGATACCCTTCTAGATGCTCAGGCCCATCCGGATAATTATAGAGGTTTGCTGGTACGAGTAGCCGGATATAGCGCTTACTTCGTAGAACTGAGTAAAGAGCTGCAGGACGATATTATTGGAAGAACCGAGTTGTCTTTCGACTAA
- a CDS encoding GlcG/HbpS family heme-binding protein, translating into MKITLENALSMIKASEEKAKTIAVPSVVTVVDQGGHFIAVHRMDNAPIGCIQISTGKAYTAAVLKLPTHVFANLCQPGQELYGINTINGGRFIVFGGGFPIVDGDEVIGAIGCSGGTVEQDMQIAEAGLKSFQKGAV; encoded by the coding sequence ATGAAAATAACCCTGGAAAATGCGTTAAGCATGATCAAGGCGAGCGAAGAAAAGGCAAAGACTATCGCTGTTCCATCTGTTGTTACTGTAGTTGACCAAGGAGGCCACTTTATTGCCGTGCATCGTATGGATAACGCCCCGATTGGATGTATTCAGATTTCAACAGGCAAGGCTTACACGGCGGCTGTGCTAAAGCTGCCAACCCATGTGTTTGCCAACCTCTGTCAACCCGGACAGGAACTCTATGGAATTAATACCATTAACGGGGGCCGGTTTATTGTCTTTGGCGGCGGCTTTCCTATTGTTGACGGAGATGAGGTTATTGGAGCAATAGGTTGCAGTGGAGGTACTGTAGAGCAGGACATGCAAATTGCTGAAGCAGGATTGAAGAGTTTCCAAAAAGGAGCGGTATAA
- a CDS encoding glycyl-radical enzyme activating protein, translating into MKNDFGIEGTVFNIQRYTIHDGPGIRTEVFFKGCPLRCKWCSNPESMKTELQVGVYTDRCIGVDKCGYCLSTCPQYQDRIIITADNKVAGIDRQKCTNCNKCTESCPANALMTWGQKMSIPDVMKVILADREFYRKSGGGVTLSGGEVLIQWEFARELLKECKKNYLHTCVESALHCRTNILGLIYPYVDLVLTDIKHMDPVKHMEFTGVGNELILKNIKKTVELNKPLVIRIPVVPEHNNSEENIRATAEFIVKELNNRVNQVQLLPYRQLGTEKYTSLGIEYPMADFKPVERSVWEQNIKHLVEIMKSYGIPAVPGTTNKINM; encoded by the coding sequence ATGAAAAATGATTTTGGGATAGAGGGAACCGTATTTAACATCCAAAGATATACAATTCATGATGGCCCCGGAATAAGAACAGAAGTGTTTTTTAAAGGATGTCCGTTACGGTGCAAGTGGTGCAGCAACCCCGAAAGCATGAAAACAGAACTTCAGGTGGGGGTATATACCGACCGCTGCATTGGAGTTGATAAATGTGGCTATTGTTTATCTACCTGCCCTCAATATCAAGATCGGATTATTATTACAGCTGATAATAAGGTTGCAGGAATTGACCGGCAGAAGTGTACAAATTGCAACAAATGTACGGAAAGTTGTCCGGCAAACGCGTTGATGACCTGGGGTCAAAAAATGTCCATTCCTGATGTGATGAAGGTAATTCTAGCCGATCGCGAGTTTTATCGAAAATCTGGCGGCGGGGTTACTTTATCTGGTGGCGAGGTTCTCATACAATGGGAATTTGCCCGGGAGCTCTTAAAAGAGTGCAAAAAAAATTACCTGCATACTTGTGTTGAGTCAGCCTTACATTGCAGAACTAATATTTTGGGGCTGATTTATCCTTATGTGGATTTAGTGCTCACTGACATCAAACACATGGATCCGGTGAAACATATGGAATTCACGGGAGTAGGCAACGAGCTCATTTTAAAGAACATAAAGAAAACTGTTGAACTGAATAAACCCCTTGTGATTCGTATCCCTGTGGTGCCGGAGCACAATAACAGCGAAGAAAATATCAGGGCAACAGCTGAATTCATAGTTAAAGAATTGAACAACCGGGTTAACCAGGTACAGTTGTTACCGTACCGGCAATTGGGAACAGAAAAGTATACCTCTCTGGGCATCGAATATCCTATGGCTGATTTTAAACCCGTGGAAAGAAGTGTATGGGAACAAAATATCAAGCATCTGGTGGAGATAATG